The Candidatus Bathyarchaeota archaeon genomic sequence GTGTGGTTGGCCAATAGTGCAGGTTAAGATTAAAGGAAGACGGCCTTGGAACCTATGTTTTAATCCGAAATGCCAATTAAGAGAGGAGAAGGGAAGACCTTGAAATGCGCAATATGCAGCAGAGAAGCCTATAAAAATGGGTTTTGTGAGTTGCATGCAAGGGCCTACATAAGCATTTTAAAGAAATACGAAGTTTGGAAGAAAGCTTTAGACATTTCCTGGAAAGAATATTTAAGTGAGATCATTAAAAATCCGTTTACTGGTGAATGGGCTAAAGAAGTGGCAGAGCATCTACTCAAAACTGGAGAGGAGCCAAAGTGGCACGTAAAATGAAAAGGACACTTTCATCAATGTCATATTCGTTCCAGAAACTCTTTAGACGAATATCAACAATTAAGCCTTCAAGTATCGCTCTAGCCACTATAGCGGCGGTTGTTGCGGTCTTTCTCTTTGGAGGGGGATTATACCTTATTATTGTTAAGCCTTATCCTGCCGTTTATTACGGTGGACGTTTCCTCTTTGTTTACCCGCAACTATCCGAGCAATGGGTTTCAGACAGCCTAATGGCAATGATAATATTCTCTTTCGGTGTAATTGGTGCGCTTTTAATGTACCAAAGCACAAAATATGCCTACAAACCGAGACAAGCCTATCTCATGTTTATAGTGGGCATGGCACTTTTCATAATCGCTTACATATCTGTGGAAGCTATACTGTATTATTTGAAAGGCGTATAACAAATTTGCTTTTCACCATGGAGTTTCTTTCAAACCCATCTTATAGGCTGCGAAATTAGTGAGTACATGCAGCGGTGGGGTGAGCGCCAACACGGTTACGGCAAGTTCTAGAAAAAGCATGTTCAAAGGAAGAGAAAAAACAAAGGCTCCAATTATGAAGTCGATTTGATCAATCACTGGCAAAATTTCTCCAGGAGATAGTCCCATGCGCCTTTTTAAGAAAGCCCCTGCTAAATCACCTATCAAGGCACCAATAGATAAAAGAAAACCAAAATAGAGAGGATACTTAAACAATATAGACTCGACGATCCCAACAATTGTTCCAACAACTAGTCCTGATAGAAAACCTCTAAAGGTTTTGTTTTTTCCAAAAATTGGTCGCCCGTCATAGAATTTTTTCCCAAAATCCAACGGGAAGCCTCCGCCGAAAAGCACGGGTGCAGCGTTTGCACAGTATGCCGGAAGGATGAATTTTAGCGCGTTTAAGACTAAATCTGCAAGTGTACCCATTTTCACACCTTTACGCTGAGGTAAAGTGTTCGGTTAATCCTTTTTCGCATATTTTGAAATGGAAAGCGGGTTGCTGAGTTGTTCCCTGTTTCTTTTCTACAATTGCCTTTATAACTTTCGCATTTTCTGTTGACTTCATTGCAATTATTACATCTGCCCAAAACTTCAGCACCCTTGTGGCTACAGGTTCAATGCTCACATGCGCGTCTTCAAAAACCCCTCGAACTTGACTGAGTACAAGGACAGCTATTCTATGGGTTTTGGCAACCTGCGCTAGCCACGCCATCTGCCTGTTCAGTTCACGGTTTAACTCGAATGTTTTTTCCGGTTTTTCTGCAATTTCCAAACGGTATAAATGTGTAATGGTGTCAAAAATAACTAGGCCAAAGCCTCTCGTCAAATAGTTAGTTAACCGGTCTATTATGACCGTTTGTTCCTTGAAGTCTTTAGGCCTAGCAAGAATTATGTGTTCAGCTATTTTTTCAGCGTCTTTTGAAGCTATTTGAAACAGTCGTCTAGGAGAGAACGTACCGTCGCAGTCCACGAACAAAACTTTCCATTCTCTCCTCGCACAGTTTACGGCGCATTGCATAGCCAACGTTGTTTTAGCAGTTTCAGCCTCCCCATAAATCAGGCTAATACTGCCAACATCTAGGCCGCCATCTAAGAGGGCGTCAAATCCATTGCAGCCTGTTGGAATTTTCTGCAGCAACTTAACGCACGTTAATAGATATAAACAGCAAAAATAATAATTGTTTGTTGTAAAGAAGACTAAAATGATCGGTTGACACATGAAGGCAAAGATGGCGGTGGCAACGGTTTCGGGAAAGGCCTATTATTTAATAGTCAATGAACTTAAAAAGCAAAATGTACCTTTCATAAGCTTAACACCTTACGACCCGGTGCCAGTGGAGATAAAAATCGTTATAACTACCGAGAAAGAACGTGCGCTGATAAATCACGAAAATGTTTTAACATTCAAAGAGGGGGAGGACCCACAAGTCTTAATTAATCAAGCACTCCAACAGTTAGAAGGAAAAAGTTCGTACGAAAAAATAGTGATAGGAGTAGACCCCGGCGAAGTTTTGGGATTAGCTGTTTTGGCGGATGGAAAAGTTATAAAAACTGGAAACTGTTTTAGCATAAAAGAGACTGTTAATGAAATAGGAACAATCATAGAAAGTTTAAAAGATGTTAAGGCATCGGTGATCTCCGTCAAAGTCGGAGATGGTGTGCCTGAGTATAAAGAAAAGCTTTTAAGGGCGTTGGATAAGCGACTGCCTCCAAACGTGGAATTAGAAAGCGTAAGCGAAGCGGGAACAGACCGTTATATAAGCGAGGCCAAACATAGGAGAGGTGTAAGAGACATAGTTTCAGCAATAAGAATTGCAAAAAGGAATGGACAAAAGTATGCCAGAGGAAAAGCGAATGAGGATAACCGTTGATGCTGGAAAAACTCTACTAGTGGACGGCCCAGCCTCGGTTACGCTTGTCTCCGGTGAAACAGAGGTTTTCGGCCACTCTTTGAGGCAAACTGGCAAGGTTGTAATAAGAGATGGCAAACGCATGCCCTTCATTGTTAAGGAAAAGGCGACTTTTGACATCTTGCTTGGAGAAAACGCAAGCATAGAGGAAGTGGATGGAGACACTGTGCCAATGTCCTGGGAAGAAGCTTATAAGGAAGTCGTTGCCATACAAAAAAGGCCTTTAACGTTGCTGGTTCTTGGAAACGTAGACTCTGGAAAAACAAGTTTTTGCACGTACCTCGCAAACAAGCTAGTAAAAGACGGATGTAAAGTCGCCATCTTAGATGGAGACATAGGCCAGTCGGATATTGGGCCGCCTTGCACAGTTGCCTACGCTCTGGTTTCAAAACCGGTAACAGACCTGTTCAACCTTGAAGCTACAAACGCCTATTTTGTAGGAGTGACCTCACCAAGCAGAGCCCTTGAAAGAGTTATCCGCGGAATAATCTCGCTGAGGGAAGAACTTTTGAAGCATAACCCAGACTATATAATTGTGAACACAGACGGTTGGGTAGAAGGAGAAGAGGCCGTAAGCTATAAACTTCAAATAGTTGAAAAAATAGCGCCTGACATGGTTTTTGGTATTCAACAAAGTGAAAGGTTGACGCCTATTTTAACGGCGCTCAAAAACTTCAAGACATTAGCTGTGGATTCTCCACAAACGATAAAGCAGAGAAGCCGCGATAAACGCAGAAGCCTAAGAGAGTTAGGCTACATTAAATACTTGAAAGGCGCAAAAATACAGTCCATACCCATGAGTTGGGTCAAGGTCGAAAACGATGAGATTATAGGTTCAAATAGAACCTTTGGGATGGCGAAAAGAGAGAAAGAAATATACAGCCTCTTGGGAATGAAACCGCTTCACATCGCAGAGTTAAAGGACAAAATCCACGTGATTATCGGAAAAGGCCGATGGATTAGTCCAGAAAAAATCAGAAGCCTAGAGGAAGTATTAGGCAAAAAAGTTACAGTCGCATGTAATGGGGATGAGGAAGGATCACTGACAGCCTTATACAACGCTGAAGGAAAATTCTTGGGTATAGGTGTGTTACGAAAAATTGACTATATAAGAAAAGTCTTGAAAATTTTCACGCCTGTCTCAGGGAGCATTTCAACGGTCGTTATTGGAAAAGTTAGACTTGACAAGAATTTGAGAGAAATATCAAGCATACAAGATGAAGCTAAAGTTTTGTAGGATAAATTGGCTTTTTCTCGAAGGGACAAAGCATGTTTACTGGGCATTGACCACACATGGGTTTTAAAGCCTTGCAGTATTTTCTTCCTAGCAGAATTAATAATATGTGAACCGCTAGATAGTCGTCGGGCTTGTATAAACGCTGAAGAGAATTGCGAACTTCCTCATAATCACCGTCCGCAGGTGCAAGCCCGAGCCTTTTTGAGACACGATTAACATGGGTGTCCACTGGCACCGTCGGCTGGTTCGCTGAGAAGAGTAGAAGTACATCAGCGGTTTTGGGCCCAACACCCGGCAGCTGCAACAGCGTTTTCCTCGCATCCTCGAAGGGCATAGCCAAAATAGGCTGAAGACTGCCTCCGAATTTTTCAAATATTATCTTTGATACTTTTTTTATTGTTTTAGCCTTGTTTCGGTACAACCCAGCAACCTTCAAACATTTCTCTATTTCTACAGCTTCAGCTTCCGCCAATATTCTTGGAGCTATTTGAAACTTTTTGGAAAGATTCTGAAAGGCTTTTTCAGCGTTTCTGTCCGACGTGTTCTGCGAGATTATAGTTATAATTAGGGTTTCGAAAGGGTCCTGTTTTAGAGACACCCACTTTGGAAACGTGAAATTTTCTTTAAGCCGTTCCAGAATTTTTTGGGCTCTTTCTTTTTCGCCGTTTCCAGTCATTTTGAGTTCGCCTTTTAAAGTGATAAATACTGAAGAGTGTATTAAGGCTATAATGAGATAAGAAGGAATGGAGAGCTTGTCGATGGAGCGGGCTAGGGTTATTAAGGATGAGGAAATTGAACAAAATATTCGTTTTTTGGCCGTTTATCTTGAAACAAAAAACGCGTGTCTTGTGCTTTTAAGTGAAAACGAGGATAGGCTTGGAACACTAGCCGTAGCCATTCCAAAGCCTGCCGGTTCCCCTGGACTGCCGTCCTCAACGGTTTTATTAGGTGACAGAAACGTGATTTCAGCTCGTATGTTCGCGGAGTATTTAGCCTCCAAAAAAAGGAAAATTGCCCTTGTCTCCATATACTTGGAGAACGTTAACGAGTTACAAGCACAATCGATTTTCAAGAGACTGCTTGAAAGAGTGATGCCAACAGCAACGGAGCCAGAAACGGGAGGAAGCTTACTATGAGCCTCAGAGCCTTCTTGGAGCAGATGGAAGAGAAAAAGGAGATGATCCACATTAAGGATTCCGTGTCCACAAACTTTGAGATTGCCTATATCATGAAAAGCTTCGACGGAAATGGTCCAGTACTTTTATTTGAGAATGTGGAAGACGCTAAGGCGCGCATTGTGGCCAATGTTTGTGGAACAAGAAAGCGTATCTGTGAAGCGCTTAATGTTGACCAGGACCGGCTTTACAAGAGGCTTTTAGAAGCTTGGCAGTCTCCTAGAAAACCCAGAATCGTGGACGACGGACCAGTTAAAGAGGTTATTGAAGAACCAGACTTGCTCCGAATTCCGGTTTTAACACATTTTGAACGAGATGCTGGCCCTTACATAACGGCAGCCGTTGTCCATGCTAAAAGCTTGGACGGAAACATTGAGAACGTTTCCGTTCATAGACTGCAAGTTTTGGATGAAAGACATTTGGCGATACGGCTTGTTCCAAGACACCTTTATAAGCTCTGGAACATGGCAAAGGAAGCTGAGACAGATTTGGACATAGCTATTGCTATAGGTGTTCACCCAGCAGTAATGTTAGCTGCCGCTTCGCCTCTCCCATTTGGAGTTTGCGAGTTTGACGTGGCAAATGCCCTTTTGAACGACCAACTGCACCTAGTGGAATGTAAATATGTGAACGCCTGTGCTCCAGCAGACGCTGAACTCGTGTTGGAAGGCAGAATTTCCGCAAGTAAAGAAGTTATAGAAGGCCCATTCGTGGATATTACTGGAACATATGATATCCAAAGAAAACAGCCAGTTGTAGAGGTTGTGAACGTCATGCATCGCAAGGACTATATTTACCAAGCACTTTTGCCATCTGGAAGCGAACATAAGCTTTTGATGGGGATGCCTTTTGAAGCTGCAATTTATGAGGCTGTTTCAAAGGTTGTGCCGAAAGTTAATGCTGTAAACTTGTCAATAGGCGGAAACGGGTGGCTTCATGCGATAATATCCATCGAAAAACAAATGGAAGGAGACGCAAAAAATGCTTTGTTGGCGGCTTTCGCAGCTCATCCAAGTCTTAAGCACGCTGTTGTAGTGGACTCAGACATCAACGTTTTCGACTTAACGGAAGTAGAGTGGGCTATAGCGACAAGATTCCAAGCTTGTGAAGACTTGCTGGTGATTCAGAATGCGCGGGGTTCAACTTTAGATGCCTCTGCCAACCAAGAAACCGGGTTGACAAGCAAAATGGGCATAGACGCGACTAGACCCCTGTCAAAGCCTAAAGAGAAATTTGAAAAAGCGAGGATCCCGACAAGCAAACGTGTTGAGGAGCTTTTACAAAAACTTCGAAGAGATCTGAGCGTCTAAAATTTCGCACATAGTTATATATTGGCGATGTTGAAATACAAGTGGGGTCCTTGTTGTCAACTGAAAACACTGAAGAAGAAGGTGAAAGCGAAAGCCGAATTTCTTTGAAAGTAGAAGATGTCATGGTGCGAGAGGTTATAACTATAGATGAGAATGCAACAGTGAAAGAAGCTGCAGAAGTCATGAACAAGTTTGAAATTGGATGCTTGATTGCCGTTAGAAAAGGGAAAGCCGTTGGAATAATCACTGAAAGAGATATGCTAAAGAGAGTTGTGGCCGAGGCAAAAGATGTACACAGAACAAGGGTTAAAGATGTGATGTCAAGCCCGCTGGTGGTTGTAGAACCAAGCTTAGAGTTAGAGGAGGCTGTGAAACTTATGTTCCAAATGAAGATTAAGAAATTGCCGGTAGTAGAGGGGAAACGTCTAGTAGGTTTAGTAAGTTTAACAGACATAGCCCGTTTTCAACCTCAAATGATAAAAATATTGAAACAACTTGCCCTAAAGCAGACCGCACCGAAAAGTATGAAAAAAGTCATAGACTACTACATCGTTTGAGTTAGAATCTTTAAATCCACAAAACGTCTTAACAAACTAGGCTTGCTGAAATGAAAACTACGGTAATAAAAGTTAACTCGGACACTCCAGAAATTGAAGCAATACGCATCGCAGCAAACATTATAAAAAAGGGTGGATTAGTGGCTTTTCCCACAGAAACTGTTTATGGACTTGGAGCTGACGCGCTTAACCCAAAGGCCGTTAAAAACCTTTTTAAAGCTAAAAAGAGACCACCTGACAATCCACCAATAATACATGTGGGAGACGTAAAGGATGTATACAGGCTGGTAAGGGAAGTTCCGGAAAAAGCTGAGAAACTTATGGAAAAGTTTTGGCCCGGTCCATTAACTCTAATTCTTAAACGATCAGAAATCGTTCCGGATGTTACTGTTTCAGGTTTGGACACTATTGCAATTAGAATTCCAAAACATAACGTAGCATTAGCCCTTATAAGAGAAAGTGATTGCCCTATTGCTGCTCCGAGCGCAAACCTTGCAGGACGCCCAAGTCCAACGATGGCTGAACACGTACTGGAGGACCTTGACGGCCGAATAGATGCCGTGCTGGATGCCGGACCAACGAACATCGGTGTAGAATCCACGGTTTTAGACTTAACCGTTAACCCCCCGCAGATCCTCCGCCCGGGTGGAACGCCTTATGAGGTGCTAAAGGAATTTCTTGGAAACATAGAGCTTCACCCAGTAGCAACTGCGGATGGAAAGGTGCATATTGACGAAGCACGTTCTCCAGGAATGAAACATAAGCATTACGCACCCAAAGCAAAAGTGGTTGTTGTTGAAGGCGACTTGGAAGCTGTCATGAAAAAAATCGCAGAATTAGTAGACTATTATAGACAGAGAAAATTGAAAGTCGGCGTCTTAGCCACCAACGAAACTGCAGCCGCGTATAGGGCAGATGTTGTAAAGTTTCTTGGAAGTCGCGGTCGCCTTGAAGACGCTGCGAGAAACTTGTTTAGACTTCTTAGAGAGTTTGACGTTGAAGGAGTTGACATTATTATTGCTGAAGGTGTGCCCACCGAGGGGTTGGGGTTGGCGGTTATGAATAGGCTTAGGAAGGCTTCTGGTTATAGAATTGTTAAGGCAAAAATTTAGAAAACTTTATATAGAAGTAATTTTTCCGTGTGATTTTGCTTTTAAACCAACTTTCAAACGAATGAAGGGGGTGATGGTGGGTGGCAGCCATACCCTCTGGAACGGTACCCGTTCTAGTGTTAAAGGAAGGAACTGGAAGGACAACAGGAAGAGAGGCTCAAAGGAACAACATCACGGCAGCAAAGATAATCTCTGAACTTGTAAAGACAACCCTCGGCCCGAAGGGTATGGATAAAATGCTGGTAAGCAGCTTCGGCGACGTAACGATAACTAATGACGGCGCGACGATTCTTAAGGAGATCGATGTGCAACACCCAGCTGCAAAAATGCTTGTAGAAGTTGCAAAAGCTCAGGACAATGAAGTTGGAGACGGAACAACAACTGCTGCGGTGCTGGCTGGAGAACTCTTGGCGAAGGCCGAGGAGCTTTTAGATCAGAATATTCATCCAACAATAATAATTGAAGGCTTTAAGAAAGCCGGTGAAAAAGCCCGAGAGATCTTGGAGAAAATGGCCATGCCAGTAAATATCAACGATGACAAGAAGCTTTTAGACGTCGCCATGACTTCTATGGGAAGTAAGGGCATTGCAGGTGCAAAAGAACACTTTGCAAAACTGGCTGTGGAAGCCGTAAAACAGGTGGCTGAAGAAAAGGACGGCAAAATTAGGGCAGACATCGACTTAATCAAGATTTTGAAGAAACATGGCAGAAGCCTAGAAGAAACAGAACTTGTCAAAGGCATGGTTATCGACAAGGAAGTCGCCCATCCGCAAATGCCGAAAATAATTCATAACGCTAAAATTGCACTAATAAATGCTAAGTTAGAGATTGAAAAGACGGAGTTTGACGCAAAAATCAACATTGAAAGCCCAGAACAAATGAAAATGTTTCTAGATGAGGAGGAGCGAATGCTCAAGGAAATGGTGGACAAAATCGCTGAAGCTGGTGCCAATGTAGTATTTTGCGAGAAGGGTATAGACGACGTGGCACTGCACTTCCTGGCCAAAAGAGGCATACTAGCAGTTAAAAACGTTAGCAGCGGTGACATGGAGAAGTTGGCAAGGGCAACCGGTGGCAAGATAGTAGCAAGCGTGAAGGACCTGACACACGACGTGCTTGGCGAAGCTAAACTTGTCGAGGAGGTCAAGATAGGTGATGATAAGCTTGTTTACGTCCGCGAGTGCAAGAACCCGAAGGCTGTCACAATAGTGGTCAGAGGTGGAACAGAACATGTAGTTGATGAAGCTGAACGTTCACTGCATGATGCGCTCTGCGTGGTAAGAAATGCTATTGAAGATGGAAAGATCGTGCCAGGTGGCGGTGCACCAGAGGCTGAAGTAGCCAAACAACTTAGGGACTACGCTGTAAAAGTTGGCGGACGGGAACAATTAGCAATAGAGGCTTTTGCAGACGCTGTTGAAGCCATACCATTGACACTTGCTGAAAATGCCGGTCTAGACCCAGTGGATATAATGGTGGCCCTAAGAGCCGCTCACGAGAAAGCAGACGGCTACCGCATGGGGGTAGACGTTTTCACAGGCAAAATCAGAGACATGTTGGAGCTAAACATTATAGAGCCGCTTCGAGTCAAGCTTCAAGTAGTAAAGTCCGCTACCGAAGCAGCCAACATGATACTAAAAATTGATGATGTCATCGCGGCAAAGGGCATCGAAAAAGAAAAGGAAAAAGAGAAAGAGAAACCTAAAGAACCATCAGAATTTGAATAAAAACCCAAAAATTTTTCTCTTATATTTTTCGAGTTTTACATAACCCGCATTGGCATGATTATCAAAAGCTCTTTCTTATACTATCGTGAACTTGACTTGACTTTTAACGACAATCAAACTTAAAGTTATTTAATCACCAAAATTATTCTAGAGAAATAAACACGCCAAGAGTTGATGTAGAGTTTGCATAAAAACATCGAATTTGAAGTCCCAACATGGAGCCAAATATATCGGATGTTGATGCACATAGCCGACAAAATCCGTCAGGACTCTTTCAAGCCAGACATAATTGTCGGGGTTTCCCGCGGCGGATGGCCCCCAGCAAGGGTTCTTTCAGATCTCTTGGAAAACCCAAACCTTGCCAATGTTAAAGTCGAATTCTATGTCAACATAGCTGAAACTAAAGAAGAGCCAACCCTAACACAGCCGGTTTCCGTGAAGGTAGCTGGCAAACGAGTGCTCGTGGTAGATGAAGTTGCAGATACTGGCAAGAGCCTCCAACTTATAAAAGAGTATCTGCAAAAGGAGGGGGCTGCTGAGGTGAGGATTGCTGCCGTTTACCTCAAACCATGGAGTGTGATAAAGCCAGACTATTATGCAAGAGAAACCAGCCGCTGGATAGTCTTCCCATGGGAAATAAAGGAAACTTTGAGGAGAATAATCCAGAAACATAAAGAAGAAAATAGAAAACCTGAAAAAGTAATAGAAGAGCTTGTAAAAGCCGGTTTATCCAGAAGGCTTGTTGAAAAGTTTTTGAAGGAAATTGCAGAGGAAGAACCTTGATAAAGCATCTTGAAGAATTCGGAAAATACATAGCTATCGCAGGCTTTAAAGACGTGCAAATAGTTGATGCCAACCTCTT encodes the following:
- a CDS encoding CDP-2,3-bis-(O-geranylgeranyl)-sn-glycerol synthase, whose product is MGTLADLVLNALKFILPAYCANAAPVLFGGGFPLDFGKKFYDGRPIFGKNKTFRGFLSGLVVGTIVGIVESILFKYPLYFGFLLSIGALIGDLAGAFLKRRMGLSPGEILPVIDQIDFIIGAFVFSLPLNMLFLELAVTVLALTPPLHVLTNFAAYKMGLKETPW
- a CDS encoding AAA family ATPase, which codes for MLQKIPTGCNGFDALLDGGLDVGSISLIYGEAETAKTTLAMQCAVNCARREWKVLFVDCDGTFSPRRLFQIASKDAEKIAEHIILARPKDFKEQTVIIDRLTNYLTRGFGLVIFDTITHLYRLEIAEKPEKTFELNRELNRQMAWLAQVAKTHRIAVLVLSQVRGVFEDAHVSIEPVATRVLKFWADVIIAMKSTENAKVIKAIVEKKQGTTQQPAFHFKICEKGLTEHFTSA
- a CDS encoding endonuclease III codes for the protein MTGNGEKERAQKILERLKENFTFPKWVSLKQDPFETLIITIISQNTSDRNAEKAFQNLSKKFQIAPRILAEAEAVEIEKCLKVAGLYRNKAKTIKKVSKIIFEKFGGSLQPILAMPFEDARKTLLQLPGVGPKTADVLLLFSANQPTVPVDTHVNRVSKRLGLAPADGDYEEVRNSLQRLYKPDDYLAVHILLILLGRKYCKALKPMCGQCPVNMLCPFEKKPIYPTKL
- a CDS encoding UbiD family decarboxylase, with product MSLRAFLEQMEEKKEMIHIKDSVSTNFEIAYIMKSFDGNGPVLLFENVEDAKARIVANVCGTRKRICEALNVDQDRLYKRLLEAWQSPRKPRIVDDGPVKEVIEEPDLLRIPVLTHFERDAGPYITAAVVHAKSLDGNIENVSVHRLQVLDERHLAIRLVPRHLYKLWNMAKEAETDLDIAIAIGVHPAVMLAAASPLPFGVCEFDVANALLNDQLHLVECKYVNACAPADAELVLEGRISASKEVIEGPFVDITGTYDIQRKQPVVEVVNVMHRKDYIYQALLPSGSEHKLLMGMPFEAAIYEAVSKVVPKVNAVNLSIGGNGWLHAIISIEKQMEGDAKNALLAAFAAHPSLKHAVVVDSDINVFDLTEVEWAIATRFQACEDLLVIQNARGSTLDASANQETGLTSKMGIDATRPLSKPKEKFEKARIPTSKRVEELLQKLRRDLSV
- a CDS encoding CBS domain-containing protein gives rise to the protein MSTENTEEEGESESRISLKVEDVMVREVITIDENATVKEAAEVMNKFEIGCLIAVRKGKAVGIITERDMLKRVVAEAKDVHRTRVKDVMSSPLVVVEPSLELEEAVKLMFQMKIKKLPVVEGKRLVGLVSLTDIARFQPQMIKILKQLALKQTAPKSMKKVIDYYIV
- a CDS encoding threonylcarbamoyl-AMP synthase, whose translation is MKTTVIKVNSDTPEIEAIRIAANIIKKGGLVAFPTETVYGLGADALNPKAVKNLFKAKKRPPDNPPIIHVGDVKDVYRLVREVPEKAEKLMEKFWPGPLTLILKRSEIVPDVTVSGLDTIAIRIPKHNVALALIRESDCPIAAPSANLAGRPSPTMAEHVLEDLDGRIDAVLDAGPTNIGVESTVLDLTVNPPQILRPGGTPYEVLKEFLGNIELHPVATADGKVHIDEARSPGMKHKHYAPKAKVVVVEGDLEAVMKKIAELVDYYRQRKLKVGVLATNETAAAYRADVVKFLGSRGRLEDAARNLFRLLREFDVEGVDIIIAEGVPTEGLGLAVMNRLRKASGYRIVKAKI
- a CDS encoding TCP-1/cpn60 chaperonin family protein, yielding MPSGTVPVLVLKEGTGRTTGREAQRNNITAAKIISELVKTTLGPKGMDKMLVSSFGDVTITNDGATILKEIDVQHPAAKMLVEVAKAQDNEVGDGTTTAAVLAGELLAKAEELLDQNIHPTIIIEGFKKAGEKAREILEKMAMPVNINDDKKLLDVAMTSMGSKGIAGAKEHFAKLAVEAVKQVAEEKDGKIRADIDLIKILKKHGRSLEETELVKGMVIDKEVAHPQMPKIIHNAKIALINAKLEIEKTEFDAKINIESPEQMKMFLDEEERMLKEMVDKIAEAGANVVFCEKGIDDVALHFLAKRGILAVKNVSSGDMEKLARATGGKIVASVKDLTHDVLGEAKLVEEVKIGDDKLVYVRECKNPKAVTIVVRGGTEHVVDEAERSLHDALCVVRNAIEDGKIVPGGGAPEAEVAKQLRDYAVKVGGREQLAIEAFADAVEAIPLTLAENAGLDPVDIMVALRAAHEKADGYRMGVDVFTGKIRDMLELNIIEPLRVKLQVVKSATEAANMILKIDDVIAAKGIEKEKEKEKEKPKEPSEFE
- a CDS encoding phosphoribosyltransferase, producing the protein MHKNIEFEVPTWSQIYRMLMHIADKIRQDSFKPDIIVGVSRGGWPPARVLSDLLENPNLANVKVEFYVNIAETKEEPTLTQPVSVKVAGKRVLVVDEVADTGKSLQLIKEYLQKEGAAEVRIAAVYLKPWSVIKPDYYARETSRWIVFPWEIKETLRRIIQKHKEENRKPEKVIEELVKAGLSRRLVEKFLKEIAEEEP